The nucleotide sequence GACGCCGGGGCGCGCCTGGGCCAATGCGGCGGCCTGCGCTGCGCCGACCAGGTCGTGCAGCGCGCGCTGCTCGGCGCTGAAGCGGCCGTTGACCGGGAAGGTGCGGGTGATGTCGCTGGCGTAACCGCGAAACTCCGCGCCGGCGTCGACCAGGACCAGCTCGCCGTCGCGGCTGCGTGCGTTGTTGGCGCGGTAATGCAGGATGCAACCGTTGCTGCCGGTACCGACGATGCTGCCGTACGCCGCCCATGCATCGTTGGCGCGGAACACGCGTTCGAGGTCCGCCTGCAGTTCGTACTCGTGGATGCCCGGTCGCGCCGCGTGCATGGCGGCGCGGTGCGCCTGCACGGTGATGTCGGCGGCGCGCTGCATCAGTGCGATTTCCGCGTCGGACTTGAACAGCCGCTGCTCGTGCAGCAGGTGGCCCAGCTCCAGGAACTCGTGCGGCGGTTGCGCACCGTGCCGCACCTGCGAGCGCACGCGGTTCACCCAGCCGATCAGCTTGAGGTCGAACTCCGCGTCGCGCCCGAAGTGGTAGTACACCCGCGAGCGGCCTTCCAGCAGGCCAGGCAGGATGTCGTCCAGATCGTCGATCGGGTAGGCATCGTCCATGCCGTATTGCGAAACCGCGCCCTCCTGGCCGGCGCGGGCGCCGTCCCAGGCTTCGCGCTCGGCGTCGCGCTCGCGGCAGAACAGGATCACTTCACCGTGGCGGCGGCCCGGGATCAGCACCAGCACCGCGTCCGGTTCCGGGAAACCGCTCAGGTACCAGAAGTCCGAGTCCTGGCGGAACGGGTAATGCGTATCCAGGCTGCGCACCCGTTCGGAGGCGGCCGGCAGCACCAGAATGGCGTCATCACCGGCCATCTCCATCAGCTGCTGGCGGCGGCCGGCGTACTCGGCGGCGGAAATGCCGGTCAACGCATGGATGCCCATCTCAGTTCAGGCGCTGCCGGTGGCGCGCGGCCATCACGCAGTCGCCGTGCAGCAGCAGTGCCGCCACGCGGATGAACTCTTCGATCTCGGCCAGCGCGTCCTCGTCGTCGTCGTTGCCGCTCTCGAAGTCCTCGCTGGAGGCCTGGGCCAGCTTGGCCAGGTCGGTGAGCGCTTCTTCACCTTCTTCGGACAGGGGCGGCCGCTTGCTGCCCGCGCCCAGGCCGAAACCGCCGAGGAAGGCGCGCGCCCAGGTGAACAGCGCGTCGGCCTGCGCGGCGGTGTCCTCGCTGTCGGTCAGCAGCAGCTCGAAGGCGAAGTCGCGGTCTTCCAGCTGCGCCACGCTGGCGACGCGGAGCTGGTCGAGCGCATCGCCGTCGACCGGGGTGGGCGCGTTGTCGTCGGCCAGCACCCGCGCCGGCCATTCGCGCACGGGTGCGCCGCCGGCCGACAGCCAGCCGCACAGGCCGCCGTGCAGCTCGGCTGCATTGGCACCCAGGCCGGCCGCCTGGCTGGCCTGGTTCACGTCGTTGACACTCGGAAGTTCGGTCATTTCAAGGCTCGATCTGGTGGGGCGCCGGGACAGCCGGCGACCCCGGGGTGGCAGCGCCACAGTGTATCAATCCGCCGGTGTTCATTATTCGCTTGACCGGCTCCAGTCCCCTTGCCTATCGTGCCGGACATGGAACCTTCCGATGCCATCGCCCAGTTACAGGCCTTTGCCGCCCGGGTGG is from Stenotrophomonas bentonitica and encodes:
- a CDS encoding aminopeptidase P N-terminal domain-containing protein; protein product: MHALTGISAAEYAGRRQQLMEMAGDDAILVLPAASERVRSLDTHYPFRQDSDFWYLSGFPEPDAVLVLIPGRRHGEVILFCRERDAEREAWDGARAGQEGAVSQYGMDDAYPIDDLDDILPGLLEGRSRVYYHFGRDAEFDLKLIGWVNRVRSQVRHGAQPPHEFLELGHLLHEQRLFKSDAEIALMQRAADITVQAHRAAMHAARPGIHEYELQADLERVFRANDAWAAYGSIVGTGSNGCILHYRANNARSRDGELVLVDAGAEFRGYASDITRTFPVNGRFSAEQRALHDLVGAAQAAALAQARPGVAYEAGHLAAVQTLTEGLLRLGLLKGTLEDNIAEGHYQRFYRHKTGHWLGLDVHDVGDYRLAGDSRMLEVGMAFTIEPGLYIGADDTSVEARWRGIGIRTEDDVVITDDGHHVLTAALARSADEIEAEMLGSR
- a CDS encoding UPF0149 family protein; the protein is MTELPSVNDVNQASQAAGLGANAAELHGGLCGWLSAGGAPVREWPARVLADDNAPTPVDGDALDQLRVASVAQLEDRDFAFELLLTDSEDTAAQADALFTWARAFLGGFGLGAGSKRPPLSEEGEEALTDLAKLAQASSEDFESGNDDDEDALAEIEEFIRVAALLLHGDCVMAARHRQRLN